One region of Actinomycetes bacterium genomic DNA includes:
- a CDS encoding iron dependent repressor, metal binding and dimerization domain protein, with translation MSDLIDTTEMYLRTVFELEEEGVVPLRARIAERLGQSGPTVSQTVARMERDGLLVVQGDRHLELTPQGRQVATRVMRKHRLAERLLVDVIGMPWEEVHAEACRWEHVMSEAVELRLLELLGHPTDSPYGNPIPGLHELGDAPRPDPHERLVGLDEVATASPRRVVVRRIGEPLQGDPALMTALRRAGVQPGELVRVRRSDGTVLVGSADEYAELSLELAAHVSVVRA, from the coding sequence GTGAGCGATCTCATCGACACCACGGAGATGTACCTCCGCACGGTCTTCGAGCTGGAGGAGGAGGGCGTGGTCCCGCTGCGCGCCCGCATCGCCGAGCGGCTGGGCCAAAGCGGTCCCACCGTCAGCCAGACCGTGGCCCGGATGGAGCGCGACGGCCTGCTGGTCGTGCAGGGGGACCGGCACCTCGAGCTGACCCCCCAGGGCCGCCAGGTGGCGACCCGGGTGATGCGCAAGCACCGGCTGGCCGAGCGGCTGCTCGTCGACGTCATCGGGATGCCCTGGGAGGAGGTGCACGCCGAGGCCTGCCGCTGGGAGCACGTGATGTCCGAGGCGGTCGAGCTGCGGCTGCTCGAGCTGCTCGGCCACCCCACCGACTCCCCGTACGGCAACCCGATCCCCGGGCTGCACGAGCTGGGGGACGCCCCGAGGCCCGATCCGCACGAGCGGCTGGTCGGCCTCGACGAGGTCGCCACCGCGAGCCCCCGGCGGGTAGTTGTGCGCCGGATCGGTGAGCCGCTGCAGGGCGACCCGGCGCTCATGACCGCGCTGCGCCGGGCCGGCGTCCAGCCGGGGGAGCTGGTCAGGGTCCGCAGGTCGGACGGCACGGTGCTCGTGGGCAGCGCCGACGAGTACGCCGAGCTGAGCCTCGAGCTGGCCGCGCACGTGTCCGTGGTGCGCGCGTGA